The Paenibacillus sp. FSL R7-0345 DNA segment TTAAAGGTAATATTGAAACCGCAGATAGCTTTATGAAAGGAAGATATAGGGAGGAGTATTTATTACGCTTCAAGCATAGAGGATATCACTAAGGATGCATTCCAAGTTATTTCTTTTGGTGGAATGGTAGTCTGGCAAGTATCCAAATGAGCTTTTACAAGCAATCAGAGGATCTCATTCAACCGAGTACACGCGTCAGTCACATGAGTTCCAGCGCTTGAAGACCTTGATGAGTGACGGAGAATTTTGGGTGACAAATAGTGTACGGCTGCAGAATCGAATCGTACATTGGTTAAATTCAGTAGTAAAATACTTGATACTATTAATAAACATACAGAAAGTGGTGATTGCAGTTGAATAAAAGTAGTTCTATAGCTGTCATATCTGATATACACAGCAACTCTTATGCTTTAGAAGCCGTCCTTAATGATATAGATTCACGCGGAATAAAAACAATTGTAAATTTAGGCGATACACTGTTCGGTCCCATCGATCCTATTAAAACTGCAGAATTGCTCATGAAGAGACCCCATATAACTAACATTATGGGAAATTGTGACCGGTACTTGCTTCAAGATCAAATGGATTCATTGACCTTTCATTATGTAAAGCCATTGCTGACTCAAGAAATAAATCATTGGATTCAAACTTTTAATAGAACATGTATTATTGATGATTTATTATTCTGCCATGGGACTCCTTTATCAGATGACGAATATCTATTGGATGAAGTTTCAATACATGGTGTTGTTGAAAAGAGCGTAGAGAAACTAATGTCTGAACTAGCCTTTGTCGATCAAAAACTAATTTTTTGCGGTCATACACATAAACAAAAAACAGTGTGGTTACCAGATGGTAAATGGATTGTTAATGCTGGAAGTGTTGGGCTTCCAGCATACTTTGAAGACACCCCCCACCCTCATTACATGGAATCAAAGACACCACATGCAAAGTATGTGATTGTAAGCCGAAATGATCAATCATGGGTTCTCGAGAATATTTTACTTCCATACGATTATGAGTTAGCCGCCCAGAGGGCAGATCAAAACGACCGAGAGGATTATAGTTATGCGATTAGATATGGCAGAGCAAAGAGAATGTAAGAGAACAGGGCAGGAGAATTTTAATTATGGTAAAACCAAAACAAATAAATAAAGGTGATTGAATGCTCAATCCCACGGTCTTCTTCTATTAATTGGTATTCAATCGTTAAAGCAATATGAGAAAGCCCTCTTGCTGGGACGTGTTAATTGAAAGCCTACCGCTAACAATGAGCAAGATGAGACGTGGAGGCCTTTTGCCGGGAAGTAATTGTCTCGTTAAACTAAAGGGGAAACGATAGCTCAATAATACCAAGGAAGCAGCTGTTCCATGTGATTGGCTGCTTTTATTCAACGATAGGGCAGGATATTTAGTTGAACAAGATAGTGGAGGTTTTATGTCGCATTTGACGCATATTGCTCACTAGTAAATTCCAAAAGAGCCCGTTATGAGGGTTCAAATTTAAAAACAGCAGCTGTCTTAAACATAGGAGCATTTTGCATAATTCATTTCCAGGAAAAAGATAAGGCTATACTGCATGATAAATTTAGGTTTTGAGAAAAGAAGAGCAAAAATGGACAGACGGGCAGAATTTGCGGAAAGGCTAAATTTAAGCGGCAGTTACGACTCTTTGTCTCGATACAGCGAGCGCAGAAGCAAGCAGCACAATGGCATTCAAATATTGGTGAGTCGTAACTTTTTGAATACCCCAAACATGCAATTGGTCTGCGGTTAGATAGGTCTTCATTCGAGAATTACAGCGTTCTACACTGGTTCGCTTGTTGTAGAGTTCCTTCCAGCCCCGACTTTCTCGGTGCGGCATTGCATAGCGGCGAAGGTCTTGCTGAGTGTCGACCTTGACCACCATCCCATAATTGGAAGTGGAGCAAGCCGTC contains these protein-coding regions:
- a CDS encoding metallophosphoesterase family protein, yielding MQLNKSSSIAVISDIHSNSYALEAVLNDIDSRGIKTIVNLGDTLFGPIDPIKTAELLMKRPHITNIMGNCDRYLLQDQMDSLTFHYVKPLLTQEINHWIQTFNRTCIIDDLLFCHGTPLSDDEYLLDEVSIHGVVEKSVEKLMSELAFVDQKLIFCGHTHKQKTVWLPDGKWIVNAGSVGLPAYFEDTPHPHYMESKTPHAKYVIVSRNDQSWVLENILLPYDYELAAQRADQNDREDYSYAIRYGRAKRM